GGTCAAAATGAGCTAGATTTATCTGGTTGGTCCGTCCAGCCATACATAATGGGTGGATTGAATTGACAATTTCTCAATCCGCCTAAAAGGTAGACCGTCCCACCCCATTTCGCCTAATATGAGTTGCGACAGGTTGTGGGCCGGCCCGCCAACCCGTTTTGACACCTCCACTCCTGTGCAAAATCAATCTGATCGTCTACTGATTTTCAGTCATATAAATTGAAAATCAATCCATAtaaatctaaaaattaataaaaacagTCTACATATACAAAAATAGTCGAAACTTGTctgaattaaaaattaatcaaaacaaatctacatgaattgatttttttttttaaatgatcaATTTAATTGATAACTCAGACACTACTTTTTTCCCCTTAATTATCTTGTTGTCCAACTTAaagaaccaaaaataaaatatccgaGGAGAAAAAAGTAAAATTAGGTTATTTACTAGTCAATAATTAATATCATAGAAAGCAAAGAGAAAAATATGCTGTAATTTGAGTAGAAAACatagaaatttaaaatacatgcaGAGAGAatacaaattcaaaatttcatgttttttattattatttttcatgttaTTAAAAGTATAGTCTTTTCATTTTGAGTTggaatctatatatatatatatatatatatatatatatatatattttgtcccAAGCAATAGCATGATTCTTTcttgtaatatatataaattcctAGCCCGAAATCAAAACCTCAGCAGAACCCTCGAGTTTAGAGTGGAAGACGATGGAGAATCAATCTTCGGAAGCGACGGAAGATTGGATTTCATCGATAAAGGCGATGAGGCAGCAGCTGGAATCCCGAGTCGACACCCTCCATGCCACCCAGCTACACCTCATCGCCTCCCTTCAAAGTGTTGTTCCCGACATCGTTTCCTCTCTCGATATCTCTCTCAAATCCGTATCCACTTTCAAGAACCAGCCTTTCACCCCCCTCGGCCAAATCCTCCCCGCCAATCCCAATTTCAGCCAACCCCATGTCCCCTTGGAGAGCTCGAAACTCCCCGTCCCTGCCTCTCTTTCCAAGCCCTCCCCTAAAGAGAATGAGCGGGCTTTGATCGAGGAGAGTGGTGGCCCGCTTTCGGTTGTTAGGTCGATGGTGGCTGTGTGCTTGCTTGAGAGGGTTCCCTTTACTCCAATTGATTCGTCCACATTGTTGAGAAAGTTGGAGAATGATTCCTCGGCTACTTTAGCTGAGAAGGTGGCTCTGAGGGAGTTGGGTGGGGAGTCCGGCCCCATTCTGGCAGTGGAGACGGCGTTGAGGTCGATGGCCGAGGATAATGGTGGTGTGGACTTGGATGAGTTTGTGGTGAGTGGGAAATCTGGAGTCATGGTTATGAATATTGATAGGACTAGGCTTTTGAAAGAGTTGCCCGAAACTAAGCAGATGAATGACAGGAATAGAGCTATGGAAGCCACAAAGAATGGGGAGATTGTGAGTGGCGGAGGGAATTTTGGTATGGGAAGGGGAGCTCAGGATATGTGGGTTGGGGGACCGGTGATGATGCCACCGAGGGGTGGTGGTGCGAGAGGAATGGGAATGATAGGGGTACCGAGAGGTGTGGGGATACCGCCCCCAATGCATAGGCAGCCTCCGGTGATTCCAAGTGTGCATCAAAATGTGGGATCCAATAACCTTGGGTTGAAACCGAGGACGGAGGAGGAGGATATGAAGGATCTTGAAGCTTTATTGAATAAGAAAAGTTTTAAGGAAATGCAAAAGTCCAAGACGGGGGAGGAGCTTTTGGACCTTATTCACAGGCCAACTGCCAAGGAAACCGCAGTGGCTGCTAAAGTATGTGATCAGAGAGATTGATTACGAATTCATCatgttcacttttttttttaccaaagaGGATTTTGTTCCTTCATGCTTGATTGATTTAACTAATCGTGTCTGTGATGGGTTTAAATTGTTTCCGGACGCCAACAATCAGCTGAATACTCTAAAGTTATTCTgttttattgttatattatcATTTCTAGATTTCTCTTCCCAGAGAATCTAAAAATATGGCTGTATCTCTTCTCATCAGTCTATCTAGGATGCTTTATTGCCCATATAGAATTTTTACATACTGTTGACTGGCTGGTGTTGCTCTTAAATTGCTTTAGTTCAAAAGCAAGGGGGGTTCTCAAGTGAAGGAGTACTGTTCAGCATTAACAAAAGAAGATTGCCGACATCAATCTGTTCTATATGTTGCTTGTGAGAAGGTTAGTACAGTATCTCTGTCATTTATGAATTTAACAAGTGTACGAGCCTTGTTCAGTATAAAGACCCAAAAAATCTTGATGTTATGGTAGTTAGCTGAATCTTTTAATGGATTTAGGTTCATTTCCGACGAATAATTGCTTCACATACTGATACAAACTTGGGAGACTGCTCATTCCTCGACACTTGTCGTCACATGAaggtaattaaataataatacataacgTCTTTCTAATGCTTTCAAGCATTTATTTAGTCTATCACAATTCTCACATTTGCGCATAATAGTAGACGTGTAAGTATGTCCACTATGAGCTCGACTCAACACCGGAGGTATCACATTTGATGATGGGACAATCTACCGTACCTCTGAACAAGCCATTGAAGCCTCAGAGTGCTCATTATTGCTCGGAAGTAGAGCTTGGAGAACCACAGTGGATTAACTGTGACATACGTTCCTTTAGAATGGATATTTTAGGGCAATTTGGAGTTATAATGGCCGATCCTCCATGGGATATTCACATGGAATTACCATATGGGACAATGGCTGATGATGAAATGCGCACTCTGAATGTTCCTGCATTACAGACTGATGGTCTGATATTTCTTTGGGTAACTGGTCGTGCTATGGAGCTTGGGCGTGAATGGTATTTAACTTTTCCTGTCCACGCTTCCGTAATTTTAAATGGATATTTTTGTTATGACGAACCTAATTTATTGTTTTGgtgattattttttattcacCTTTATAAATAATTAGATTGTTATGTGATTTTTACCGTCAGCGATGAAAACACCTCTAAAATTGATCCTTTGTTGTGGAAAATTTTGACATCTTTGTAGCTGATGttgattaaacctctgttcaaTTGTGTTTCTGAAGTTTGGAACTTTGGGGGTATAAGCGTGTCGAGGAGATCATCTGGGTGAAGACCAATCAACTTCAGCGAATCATCAGAACAGGTCGTACAGGCCACTGGCTGAACCACAGCAAGGAGCACTGCCTTGTTGGGGTGAAAGGGAATCCTGAAGTGAATAGGAATATTGATACTGATGTCATTGTTGCTGAAGTACGTGAAACAAGTCGCAAGCCAGACGAGGTAAGTGGACTTTGTCATCCTTTATATGGCAATTAAGAATCCGACAAAATATGTCTCTGATTTTGGTATGTGCGATGAATAGTTGTCCACATTCTGGATGCCGAATGCTATGCCCATGCTTGCTAGTTGCTACCTTGCGCTTGGGATTTTCTTGTTTATGTATGCTAATATATTTAACTGATGTGCTGTAGATGTATGCTATGTTGGAAAGAATTAGTCCAAGAACTAGAAAGCTGGAGTTGTTTGCAAGGATGCACAACGTACAGGCTGGGTATGCTTTCTTGATGATCGTTCCTATTTTGTAATTGCAACTGTTGATTTAACAGTATGGGAAGATAATTAAGGACGCACTGTGTGTCATAAATCCCCTTCAGAATTACTTCCATGCTCCAAGCATTTGTTGCTCTATGACACCATCCTTCATCTTAAAAGAAATGAACAAGGCACTTCTTGAACTCATCATTCATGAACTATTCTTTTCTAGCAAATACTTTTCAGAGGTTTCTTGAAGAAGAAAAAACCCATTTATCCACATCCCTAGTCAAGACCATTTTTGATCAAATTGAGATCTCAAAGCATTAAAAGACCATGTCTTCAAATCCACATGATCATGCATTCTTTCAATGCTTCAAAGTCAGTTTTCATCGCAATTGATTATATAAATTAGTTGTTACTTGAGTTTCGGGGTAAGGAAGCCTTTTCATATTTTCTTCAAGTAAAAAGTTTGTGGTGCCGTTGATCTGTCTGATGGGAGAGATCCACCAATTCCTTTATTTCCGTTATTGTCTGTAACACTGATACGTTCTGCTTCTGTTTCATTCACTCTGTATATGGTGACTGGTTTATGCAGTTACAATGTTTCCCAATTATTGGAAAATACCAACTTCACAAATGCCAGATTGCCACCTTAGTTCCATTTTGCTTGAACCTCGAAAAAGGCATGTGTTTAATTAATGTGCTGAATGCAGGTGGTTATCGCTTGGGAATCAGTTGCAAGGGGTACGGTTAGTAGATGAAGGGTTGCGAGCCAGATTCAAGGCTGCTTACCCGGATGTGGAGGTGCAGCCATCATCACCACCGAGAATGGCAATATCCATGGATGTTGCTGAAGGTGAAAACAAACCATCATTAGAATCGAAGGCGATGAGTGTGGATGGGGAGACAGTAACCTAAGCTCGTCTTTGCACGTTGCGTGATCCAAATGAAGGTATAAGAAGATGTTGCTGCTAATTTTGGTGTAGTGTGCGTTTGTTTAGGTGTTTAGTTAGGATAGGCTTAAAAATTTCTTGTTTAAGATTCATAATTAAGTTTGAAGTATATAAATAGCATGGCTCAAATCTAGTTCTCTCGAATTTTTGTCCAT
This portion of the Henckelia pumila isolate YLH828 unplaced genomic scaffold, ASM3356847v2 CTG_80:::fragment_1, whole genome shotgun sequence genome encodes:
- the LOC140873617 gene encoding N(6)-adenosine-methyltransferase MT-A70-like, coding for MENQSSEATEDWISSIKAMRQQLESRVDTLHATQLHLIASLQSVVPDIVSSLDISLKSVSTFKNQPFTPLGQILPANPNFSQPHVPLESSKLPVPASLSKPSPKENERALIEESGGPLSVVRSMVAVCLLERVPFTPIDSSTLLRKLENDSSATLAEKVALRELGGESGPILAVETALRSMAEDNGGVDLDEFVVSGKSGVMVMNIDRTRLLKELPETKQMNDRNRAMEATKNGEIVSGGGNFGMGRGAQDMWVGGPVMMPPRGGGARGMGMIGVPRGVGIPPPMHRQPPVIPSVHQNVGSNNLGLKPRTEEEDMKDLEALLNKKSFKEMQKSKTGEELLDLIHRPTAKETAVAAKFKSKGGSQVKEYCSALTKEDCRHQSVLYVACEKVHFRRIIASHTDTNLGDCSFLDTCRHMKTCKYVHYELDSTPEVSHLMMGQSTVPLNKPLKPQSAHYCSEVELGEPQWINCDIRSFRMDILGQFGVIMADPPWDIHMELPYGTMADDEMRTLNVPALQTDGLIFLWVTGRAMELGRECLELWGYKRVEEIIWVKTNQLQRIIRTGRTGHWLNHSKEHCLVGVKGNPEVNRNIDTDVIVAEVRETSRKPDEMYAMLERISPRTRKLELFARMHNVQAGWLSLGNQLQGVRLVDEGLRARFKAAYPDVEVQPSSPPRMAISMDVAEGENKPSLESKAMSVDGETVT